The Tissierellales bacterium genome has a window encoding:
- a CDS encoding aldehyde dehydrogenase yields the protein MATLEEQKYVGELIERARKAQKIAEGYDQERVDHLVTAIVWNIVKPGTIEEISELAVEETELG from the coding sequence ATGGCAACATTAGAAGAACAAAAATATGTAGGTGAATTAATTGAGAGGGCAAGAAAAGCTCAAAAGATTGCTGAAGGATATGACCAGGAAAGAGTAGATCATTTAGTAACAGCAATTGTATGGAATATTGTAAAACCAGGAACTATTGAAGAAATTTCAGAACTTGCTGTAGAAGAAACAGAACTTGG
- a CDS encoding iron-containing alcohol dehydrogenase, which yields MSDLFLMPKSIVSGQDALKESMEHIKGLGKKALIVTDETMVKIGTVSKLEKALNENQIEFFVYDGVNGEPIDEMIDEGKRLYLENNCDFLIATGGGSPIDAMKAIGAMLTNEGNIVDYNGKVIPNPPPNLVAIPTTAGTGSEATKFTIITDSVDNIKMLLVGPDLIPTLSVIDPELTMTAPPTVTAATGVDALTHAIEAFTSRKAQPMSDIFAISAIKRIYNNILPAYEDGNNIESRNEMSLAALEAGIAFSNASVTIVHGMSRPIGALFGIAHGLSNAILLEECLKFIKEGAVEEFAFLARELELVDKNIDDTKAADIFEESIIDLINKLNIQTLEEYGVDKEVFNDSLDKMATDALASGSPGNTQRIPTKEDIIKIYKKLWV from the coding sequence ATGTCAGATCTTTTTCTAATGCCAAAGTCTATAGTTTCAGGACAAGATGCATTAAAGGAATCTATGGAACATATTAAAGGACTTGGAAAAAAGGCTTTAATAGTAACAGACGAAACAATGGTAAAGATAGGTACAGTATCAAAACTTGAAAAAGCCCTCAATGAAAATCAAATTGAATTCTTTGTTTATGATGGTGTTAATGGGGAACCTATTGATGAAATGATAGATGAAGGGAAAAGGTTATATTTAGAAAATAACTGCGATTTTTTAATAGCAACAGGTGGAGGAAGCCCTATTGATGCAATGAAAGCAATAGGTGCTATGTTGACTAATGAAGGAAATATAGTTGACTATAATGGTAAGGTTATCCCTAATCCGCCACCAAATTTAGTTGCTATTCCAACAACAGCTGGAACAGGTTCTGAGGCTACAAAATTCACTATTATTACTGATAGTGTCGATAATATTAAAATGTTACTTGTAGGTCCAGACTTAATACCAACATTATCAGTAATAGATCCAGAATTGACAATGACTGCCCCACCAACTGTTACGGCAGCAACAGGAGTAGATGCTCTAACTCATGCAATTGAAGCTTTTACTTCTAGAAAAGCTCAGCCTATGAGTGATATTTTTGCTATATCAGCAATAAAAAGAATCTATAATAATATACTACCTGCTTATGAAGATGGAAATAATATTGAGAGCAGAAATGAAATGTCGTTGGCAGCGTTAGAGGCTGGAATAGCTTTTAGTAATGCCTCAGTAACTATTGTTCATGGTATGAGTAGACCAATAGGAGCACTCTTTGGAATTGCTCATGGATTGTCTAATGCTATTCTTTTAGAAGAATGTTTAAAGTTTATAAAAGAAGGAGCAGTTGAAGAATTTGCGTTTTTAGCTAGAGAATTAGAATTAGTAGATAAAAATATAGATGATACAAAAGCAGCAGATATATTTGAAGAATCCATAATTGATTTAATAAATAAATTAAACATACAAACACTTGAAGAATATGGTGTAGATAAAGAGGTGTTTAACGATAGTCTTGATAAGATGGCTACTGATGCTTTAGCAAGTGGAAGCCCTGGAAATACTCAAAGAATTCCAACTAAAGAAGATATAATTAAGATCTATAAAAAGTTATGGGTGTAA
- a CDS encoding Na+/H+ antiporter NhaC family protein, whose amino-acid sequence MFDIWILVIALVLFTILAFKRVSALILGPLVSIFVIVTARLPLFDSLLGPYMESAADYVQNFFLVFFVGAVFGSIMQETRAAESIAHALLKVTKGKFVAPLIMTITGLLTYGGISGFVVFFAIYPIAVQLFKNTDISRRLIPGAISAGTWTWSMTGPGSPSIQNVVAMRYLGTSPTAAFLPATISAIAQYVLIFTWLEYRTRSLTKKGYTFYEDPTIKRYVDNGEETKIEDLPNPIISAIPAILILIFFNIVKLPVEGAVTIGILSSIVLLWKYIDGTDKWIDTLNKGATNSATAILNTAIVVGFAGVVKETPGFERLINWLINMDMSPMFFVAITVAVAAGAAGSASGGLGIAFEALKGTYVAMGINLEYVHRIAVIASGTFDSLPHQGAQITLLGICGLTHKEGYFDIAITQILIPILVLMAITIPMAMLGL is encoded by the coding sequence ATGTTTGATATATGGATTCTTGTAATTGCTCTGGTATTATTTACTATATTAGCATTTAAAAGAGTAAGCGCTCTTATATTAGGACCACTTGTATCTATATTTGTTATAGTCACTGCAAGATTACCTCTTTTTGATTCGCTATTAGGACCTTATATGGAATCCGCTGCAGATTATGTTCAAAATTTCTTTCTAGTATTTTTTGTAGGGGCAGTATTTGGTTCTATAATGCAAGAAACAAGGGCTGCAGAGTCAATAGCTCATGCACTATTAAAAGTAACCAAGGGGAAATTTGTAGCACCTTTAATAATGACAATTACAGGGCTATTAACATATGGCGGAATAAGTGGATTTGTAGTATTTTTTGCTATATATCCTATTGCAGTTCAATTATTTAAAAATACTGATATATCTAGAAGATTAATACCAGGAGCTATATCTGCTGGAACATGGACATGGTCAATGACTGGACCAGGTAGTCCTTCTATACAAAACGTTGTTGCAATGAGGTATTTAGGGACAAGCCCTACAGCGGCATTTTTACCAGCTACAATATCAGCTATAGCTCAATATGTACTGATTTTTACCTGGTTAGAATATAGAACTCGTTCGCTGACTAAAAAAGGATATACTTTCTACGAAGATCCAACTATTAAAAGATATGTAGATAATGGTGAGGAAACTAAAATTGAAGATTTACCTAATCCGATAATTTCTGCTATTCCGGCTATATTAATTTTAATATTCTTTAATATAGTGAAGTTACCTGTGGAAGGTGCAGTTACGATAGGGATATTATCATCAATAGTTCTTTTGTGGAAATATATTGATGGAACAGATAAATGGATAGATACTTTAAATAAGGGAGCCACAAATTCAGCTACAGCTATTTTAAATACAGCTATAGTCGTGGGATTTGCAGGTGTTGTGAAAGAGACACCTGGTTTTGAAAGATTAATTAATTGGTTAATTAATATGGATATGTCTCCTATGTTTTTTGTAGCTATAACTGTTGCAGTAGCAGCAGGAGCAGCTGGCTCAGCTTCAGGGGGGTTGGGAATTGCTTTTGAAGCTTTAAAAGGGACCTATGTTGCTATGGGCATTAATTTAGAATATGTACATAGGATTGCTGTAATTGCGTCTGGAACGTTTGATTCATTACCACATCAAGGAGCTCAAATTACACTACTTGGTATATGTGGTCTAACCCACAAGGAAGGATATTTTGACATAGCAATTACACAAATATTAATTCCTATACTAGTTTTAATGGCTATAACTATACCTATGGCAATGTTAGGGTTATAG